The proteins below are encoded in one region of Streptomyces marianii:
- a CDS encoding YihY/virulence factor BrkB family protein translates to MDWLTRLPVIGPLAQRLMRTHTWRSYEKLDEARWTRLAAAITFISFLALFPLITVAAAIGATLVGKERLKALQGRLTEQVPGISDQLDLGALVDNAGTVGLIAGALLLLTGIGWIGSMRECLRVVWGLDDKGDGNPLVRKGKDAVVLLGLGAVVLASFAASALGSSAVGWTADQIGIDRDGAGGVLLQTAALAVAVAADFLMLLYVLTLLPGVHPPRRRLIVAALIGAIGFELLKLLLSGYISGVAANSMYGAFGVPVALLLWINFTAKLLLYCAAWTATGSGPGAEEPVSGEADDGPDRAAASAG, encoded by the coding sequence ATGGACTGGCTGACCCGGCTTCCCGTCATCGGACCGCTCGCGCAGCGGCTGATGCGGACGCACACATGGCGCTCGTACGAGAAGCTCGACGAGGCGCGCTGGACCCGGCTGGCCGCGGCGATCACCTTCATCAGCTTCCTCGCGCTGTTCCCGCTGATCACCGTCGCCGCCGCGATCGGTGCCACGCTGGTGGGCAAGGAGCGGCTGAAGGCTCTGCAAGGCAGGCTGACCGAGCAGGTACCGGGCATCTCCGACCAGCTCGACCTCGGCGCGCTGGTGGACAACGCCGGCACCGTCGGGCTGATCGCCGGTGCGCTGCTGCTGCTCACCGGCATCGGCTGGATCGGCTCGATGCGGGAGTGCCTGCGGGTCGTCTGGGGCCTCGACGACAAGGGGGACGGCAACCCGCTGGTCCGCAAGGGCAAGGACGCGGTGGTCCTGCTCGGCCTCGGCGCCGTGGTGCTGGCCTCGTTCGCCGCGTCGGCGCTCGGGTCCAGCGCCGTCGGCTGGACCGCGGACCAGATCGGCATCGACCGCGACGGGGCGGGCGGTGTGCTGCTGCAGACCGCCGCCCTCGCGGTCGCGGTCGCCGCCGACTTCCTGATGCTGCTGTACGTCCTGACGTTGCTGCCCGGCGTCCATCCCCCGCGCCGCCGGCTGATCGTGGCGGCGCTGATCGGGGCCATCGGCTTCGAGCTGCTGAAGCTGCTGCTCAGCGGCTACATCTCCGGTGTGGCGGCGAACTCGATGTACGGCGCGTTCGGTGTGCCCGTCGCCCTGCTGCTGTGGATCAACTTCACGGCGAAGCTGCTGCTGTACTGCGCCGCCTGGACGGCCACGGGCAGTGGCCCAGGTGCGGAGGAACCCGTCAGCGGCGAGGCAGACGACGGGCCAGATCGGGCAGCGGCCAGCGCCGGTTGA
- a CDS encoding FAD-binding oxidoreductase, whose protein sequence is MSAECVPVAPAEHAAPTSPATPSGRDGDLPVPVTGWGRTAPSAALLVRPRTHEEAVAAVHRCGNRGTIARGLGRAYGDAAQNAGGAVLDTTGLDRIRTIDAEGGVVVCDAGVSLHRLMEVLLPLGWFVPVTPGTRYVTVGGAVGADIHGKNHHVSGSFSRHVLSLELLTADGEVRTVVPGTELFDATTGGMGLTGVVLSATVRLHPVETSLMSVDTERAGDLDDLMARLTAHDDRHRYSVAWIDLVARGAATGRAVLTRGEHAPLDALPARARRRPLEFRPRQFPPAPAFVPEGLLGRASVSLFNELWYRRAPRARRGQLQSIPAFFHPLDGVPHWNRVYGRSGFVQYQFVVGHGQEEALRTIVRRVARHGCPSFLAVLKRFGEGDPGWLSFPMPGWTLALDVPAGLPGLGPFLDGLDQVVADCGGRVYLAKDSRLRPELLSVMYPGLDRFRALRARLDPRGVFVSDLSRRLSL, encoded by the coding sequence ATGTCTGCCGAGTGCGTCCCCGTCGCCCCTGCCGAGCACGCCGCCCCGACCTCGCCCGCGACCCCTTCAGGCCGGGACGGCGATCTGCCGGTGCCGGTGACCGGATGGGGGCGCACCGCGCCCTCCGCGGCACTGCTGGTCCGTCCCCGGACGCACGAGGAGGCCGTGGCGGCCGTACACCGATGCGGCAACCGCGGCACCATCGCCCGCGGGCTGGGCCGGGCCTACGGCGACGCGGCGCAGAACGCGGGCGGGGCCGTCCTCGACACGACCGGCCTGGACCGCATCCGCACGATCGACGCCGAGGGCGGGGTCGTCGTCTGCGACGCGGGGGTCAGCCTCCACCGGCTGATGGAGGTGCTGCTGCCGCTCGGCTGGTTCGTACCGGTCACGCCCGGGACCCGCTACGTCACGGTCGGCGGCGCCGTCGGCGCGGACATCCACGGCAAGAACCACCATGTGTCCGGGTCCTTCTCCCGCCACGTCCTCTCGCTGGAACTGCTGACCGCGGACGGCGAGGTGCGCACGGTGGTCCCCGGCACCGAGCTCTTCGACGCGACGACCGGCGGCATGGGCCTGACCGGCGTCGTCCTCTCCGCCACCGTCCGGCTGCACCCCGTCGAGACGTCGCTGATGTCGGTGGACACCGAGCGCGCCGGCGACCTCGACGATCTGATGGCCCGTCTGACCGCCCATGACGACCGCCACCGCTATTCGGTCGCATGGATCGACCTGGTCGCGCGCGGGGCGGCGACGGGCCGCGCGGTCCTCACCCGCGGGGAGCACGCGCCGCTGGACGCGCTCCCGGCGCGCGCTCGGCGCCGGCCGCTGGAGTTCCGCCCCCGGCAGTTCCCCCCCGCGCCCGCCTTCGTCCCCGAAGGACTGCTCGGCCGTGCCTCCGTGTCCCTCTTCAACGAGCTCTGGTACCGACGCGCACCCCGCGCACGTCGCGGGCAGCTGCAGAGCATCCCGGCCTTCTTCCATCCGCTCGACGGTGTTCCGCACTGGAACCGCGTCTACGGCCGGAGCGGCTTCGTCCAGTACCAGTTCGTGGTCGGCCACGGGCAGGAGGAGGCGTTGCGCACGATCGTGCGGCGCGTCGCCCGGCACGGATGCCCGTCGTTCCTCGCCGTGCTGAAGAGGTTCGGCGAGGGCGACCCGGGCTGGCTGTCGTTCCCGATGCCCGGCTGGACGCTCGCCCTGGACGTACCGGCCGGGCTGCCGGGCCTCGGCCCGTTCCTGGACGGGCTCGACCAGGTGGTGGCCGACTGCGGCGGACGCGTCTATCTGGCCAAGGACTCCCGGCTGCGGCCGGAGTTGCTGTCGGTGATGTACCCGGGCCTCGACCGCTTCCGGGCGCTGCGCGCACGGCTCGACCCGCGCGGGGTGTTCGTGTCCGACCTGTCCCGCCGGCTGTCCCTGTGA
- a CDS encoding decaprenyl-phosphate phosphoribosyltransferase, which translates to MSERSTALLEQSGEPGRPPLPPGGSARGRRRPLSLPIGLVRTARPRQWIKNVLVGAAPAAAGELVSGQTAGQLGLVFVLFTAAASAVYLINDALDAEADRAHPAKCRRPVARGDVPVPVAYGAGALLAVASTAAAAVLCNAMTAALLTAYVVMQIAYCVRLKHVLVVDLAIVTTGFLMRAMVGGVALSIPLSRWFLITTGFGALFMVAAKRYSEAVEMEGSAGATRALLTSYTTGYLRFVWQLAAGVAVLGYCLWALEDGGSADGSLLPWRQLSMIAFILAVLRYAVFADRGAAGAPEDVVLRDRPLAVIGLAWLAIYGMAVAGL; encoded by the coding sequence GTGTCTGAGCGCAGCACCGCACTGCTGGAGCAGTCGGGAGAGCCCGGACGGCCGCCGCTGCCGCCCGGCGGGTCCGCCCGCGGACGCCGGCGTCCGCTGAGCCTGCCGATCGGTCTGGTCAGGACCGCCAGACCGCGCCAGTGGATCAAGAACGTGCTCGTCGGGGCGGCGCCGGCTGCGGCCGGGGAGCTGGTGTCCGGGCAGACCGCCGGCCAACTCGGCCTCGTCTTCGTGCTGTTCACGGCCGCCGCCTCCGCCGTCTATCTGATCAACGACGCGCTGGACGCGGAGGCCGACCGCGCGCACCCCGCGAAGTGCCGGCGCCCGGTGGCCCGCGGGGACGTGCCGGTGCCCGTCGCCTACGGCGCCGGGGCGCTGCTCGCCGTCGCCTCGACCGCCGCCGCGGCCGTCCTGTGCAACGCCATGACGGCCGCGCTGCTGACGGCGTACGTGGTGATGCAGATCGCCTACTGCGTCCGGCTCAAGCACGTCCTCGTCGTCGATCTCGCCATCGTCACCACGGGGTTCCTGATGCGCGCCATGGTCGGCGGGGTGGCGCTGTCCATTCCGCTGTCCCGCTGGTTCCTGATCACCACCGGCTTCGGAGCGCTCTTCATGGTGGCCGCCAAGCGCTACTCGGAAGCCGTCGAGATGGAGGGCTCCGCCGGCGCGACCCGGGCCCTGCTCACCTCGTACACGACCGGCTACCTCCGCTTCGTGTGGCAGCTCGCGGCCGGTGTGGCGGTCCTCGGCTACTGCCTCTGGGCGCTGGAGGACGGCGGGAGCGCCGACGGCTCGCTGCTGCCGTGGCGCCAGCTCTCGATGATCGCGTTCATCCTGGCCGTGCTGCGGTACGCGGTCTTCGCCGACCGGGGGGCCGCGGGCGCACCCGAGGACGTCGTCCTGCGCGACCGGCCGCTCGCCGTCATCGGACTGGCCTGGCTGGCGATCTACGGCATGGCGGTCGCGGGCCTGTGA
- a CDS encoding succinate dehydrogenase iron-sulfur subunit, with translation MATPTMDKVEAEPVSSSPYITVTFRIRRFNPEISDAAVWEDFQIEIDPKERVLDGLHKIKWDVDGTLTFRRSCAHGICGSDAMRINGKNRLACKTLIKDINPEKPITIEAIKGLTVLKDLVVDMEPFFQAYRDVMPFLVTEGNEPTRERLQSAEDRERFDDTTKCILCAACTSSCPVFWNDGQYFGPAAIVNAHRFIFDSRDEAGEQRLEILNDKDGVWRCRTTFNCTDACPRGIEVTKAIQEVKRALITRRF, from the coding sequence ATGGCTACCCCGACCATGGACAAGGTGGAGGCAGAGCCCGTCTCCTCCTCCCCGTACATCACGGTCACCTTCCGGATCCGCCGCTTCAACCCCGAGATCTCGGACGCGGCGGTCTGGGAGGACTTCCAGATCGAGATCGACCCGAAGGAGCGCGTGCTCGACGGTCTCCACAAGATCAAGTGGGACGTCGACGGCACGCTGACCTTCCGGCGCTCCTGCGCGCACGGCATCTGCGGCTCCGACGCGATGCGGATCAACGGCAAGAACAGGCTCGCCTGCAAGACGCTGATCAAGGACATCAACCCGGAGAAGCCCATCACGATCGAGGCCATCAAGGGCCTGACGGTCCTCAAGGACCTGGTCGTGGACATGGAGCCGTTCTTCCAGGCGTACCGGGACGTCATGCCGTTCCTGGTCACCGAGGGCAACGAGCCGACGCGCGAGCGGCTGCAGTCGGCGGAGGACCGCGAGCGCTTCGACGACACCACCAAGTGCATCCTGTGCGCCGCGTGCACGTCGTCCTGCCCGGTGTTCTGGAACGACGGGCAGTACTTCGGCCCGGCGGCGATCGTCAACGCGCACCGCTTCATCTTCGACTCGCGTGACGAGGCGGGCGAGCAGCGCCTGGAGATCCTCAACGACAAGGACGGCGTGTGGCGTTGCCGCACCACGTTCAACTGCACGGACGCCTGCCCGCGTGGCATCGAGGTCACCAAGGCGATCCAGGAAGTCAAGCGCGCGCTGATCACCCGCCGCTTCTGA
- a CDS encoding D-alanyl-D-alanine carboxypeptidase family protein yields the protein MSALRKTALTVAAAALLPALTAVPASAAAEVGPRDEKAPNPPSVMSTVGGAQLGRPGTQVRLAAGAPVLPKGVTGRSWIVADAESGEVLAAHNAHWRLPPASTLKMLFADTVLPKLSKDQKHTVTRGELDGVGVGSSLVGIKENQTYSVHDLWLGVFLRSGNDAVHVLSEMNGGVPRTVQEMREHAEELQALDTHVVTPDGYDEKGQVSSAYDLTLIARSGLQKKDFREYCATPRAQFPGEQKPGKKRESFQIQNTNRLLTGDFGVAPYQGIAGVKNGSTTLAGSTFTGVAERNGKVLLVTVMNPSSKEGHAVYKETARLLDWGFAAAGKVEPVGELVPPKSADTGASGDSDGPSPAGEERGQNQHGPGEAAAAGHGESTGAGIAVSVAIVALVLLAIAGFLVNRRWPLPDLARRLPRR from the coding sequence GTGTCTGCCTTGAGGAAAACCGCACTGACCGTCGCCGCCGCCGCGTTGCTGCCCGCGCTCACCGCCGTACCCGCGTCCGCCGCGGCCGAGGTCGGCCCCCGGGACGAGAAGGCACCCAACCCCCCGTCGGTGATGTCCACCGTCGGCGGCGCGCAGCTCGGCAGGCCCGGCACCCAGGTCAGGCTCGCGGCGGGCGCACCCGTCCTCCCCAAGGGGGTGACGGGCCGGTCCTGGATCGTCGCGGACGCCGAGAGCGGCGAGGTGCTGGCCGCGCACAACGCGCACTGGCGGCTGCCCCCCGCCTCCACGCTGAAGATGCTCTTCGCGGACACGGTGCTGCCCAAGCTGTCCAAGGACCAGAAGCACACGGTCACCCGGGGCGAGCTCGACGGCGTCGGCGTGGGCAGCAGCCTCGTGGGCATCAAGGAGAACCAGACCTACTCCGTCCACGACCTGTGGCTCGGGGTGTTCCTCCGCTCGGGGAACGACGCGGTCCATGTGCTGTCCGAGATGAACGGCGGCGTCCCGCGGACCGTGCAGGAGATGCGGGAGCACGCGGAGGAGCTGCAGGCCCTCGACACCCACGTCGTCACGCCGGACGGATACGACGAGAAGGGCCAGGTGTCGAGCGCGTACGACCTGACCCTGATCGCCCGGAGCGGTCTGCAGAAGAAGGACTTCCGGGAGTACTGCGCGACCCCCCGCGCCCAGTTCCCGGGCGAGCAGAAGCCGGGCAAGAAGCGCGAGTCGTTCCAGATCCAGAACACCAACCGGCTGCTGACCGGTGACTTCGGCGTCGCCCCGTACCAGGGCATCGCCGGGGTGAAGAACGGCAGCACCACGCTCGCCGGATCCACCTTCACCGGGGTGGCGGAACGCAACGGCAAGGTGCTGTTGGTCACGGTGATGAACCCGTCATCGAAGGAGGGCCACGCGGTCTACAAGGAGACCGCCCGGCTGCTCGACTGGGGCTTCGCCGCGGCCGGGAAGGTGGAGCCGGTCGGCGAGCTGGTGCCGCCGAAGTCGGCCGACACGGGCGCCTCGGGCGACTCCGACGGGCCGTCGCCGGCCGGCGAGGAGCGCGGGCAGAACCAGCACGGCCCGGGCGAGGCGGCCGCCGCCGGCCACGGTGAGTCCACCGGCGCGGGCATCGCCGTCTCGGTCGCCATCGTCGCGCTGGTGCTGCTCGCGATCGCCGGGTTCCTGGTCAACCGGCGCTGGCCGCTGCCCGATCTGGCCCGTCGTCTGCCTCGCCGCTGA
- a CDS encoding thiol-disulfide oxidoreductase DCC family protein, with product MQRLTVLYDAQCPLCVHLRHWLLRQRQLVPLDLVPAASAEARRRFPALDHGSTLREITVIGDRGQVYRAASAWIVCLWALAEHRPKAHWLSTPAGRPFAKVTVLAAAKYREMTAASCEGRCEVPVPPG from the coding sequence GTGCAGCGGCTGACCGTGCTGTACGACGCGCAGTGCCCGCTCTGCGTCCATCTGCGCCACTGGCTGCTGCGGCAGCGGCAGCTCGTCCCGCTGGACCTCGTACCGGCGGCGTCCGCGGAGGCCAGGCGCCGCTTCCCGGCCCTCGACCACGGGAGCACCCTGAGGGAGATCACGGTGATCGGCGATCGGGGCCAGGTCTACCGGGCCGCCTCCGCCTGGATCGTCTGCCTCTGGGCGCTGGCCGAGCACCGGCCCAAGGCCCACTGGCTGAGCACCCCCGCCGGGCGGCCCTTCGCCAAGGTGACGGTCCTCGCCGCGGCCAAGTACCGCGAGATGACGGCCGCCTCCTGCGAAGGGCGGTGCGAGGTCCCGGTCCCGCCCGGCTAG
- a CDS encoding metallophosphoesterase: protein MLVVLLVIAAVVTLLVTVHWYVWRRLVRDTTAGPGAARRAGTAAVIVLPLLTVGAFVSSRADAPFWLQQTFAWPGYLWLAALLYLTLALVAGEAVRPLLRRALARRAAGRAPGAPPTGVTDTSPPAGASANAAAQGPDSRPSGGAATAGSATVGSATVGSATVGSATVGSATAGSATAPDPASPDAGPGTTTAVAAPAQETPGGTARTDGRAPEAPGAPEAPPAGPPEDGRPAAGMSRRLFVARIVGGAAVAAAAGTVGHGTYGVLRGPSVKHVTVPLAKLARATHGYRIAVVSDIHLGPVLGRAHTQRIVDAINATQPDLVAVVGDLVDGTVADLGSAAEPLAGLRARDGSFFVTGNHEYFSGADAWVDHVRELGLTPLRNDRVEIAGFDLAGIDDVAGEREGQGPDFARALGDRDRSRAAVLLAHQPVVIHEAVRHAVDLQLSGHTHGGQLWPANYLADLANPTLAGLERYGDTQLYVTRGAGAWGPPVRVGAPSDITVVELASRET, encoded by the coding sequence GTGCTGGTCGTCCTGCTTGTGATCGCTGCCGTCGTCACCCTGCTGGTGACGGTGCACTGGTACGTCTGGCGGCGCCTGGTCCGCGACACGACGGCCGGGCCCGGGGCGGCCCGCCGCGCGGGCACGGCGGCCGTGATCGTGCTGCCGCTGCTCACCGTCGGCGCGTTCGTCTCCAGCCGGGCGGACGCGCCCTTCTGGCTCCAGCAGACCTTCGCGTGGCCGGGATACCTCTGGCTCGCCGCGCTGCTGTACCTGACGCTCGCCCTGGTCGCGGGCGAGGCCGTCCGCCCTCTTCTGCGCCGTGCCCTGGCCCGCCGCGCGGCGGGCCGTGCACCCGGGGCACCGCCGACCGGGGTGACCGACACGTCCCCGCCCGCCGGGGCGTCCGCGAACGCGGCAGCCCAGGGCCCGGACAGCCGCCCGTCCGGGGGCGCCGCGACCGCCGGTTCTGCGACGGTCGGTTCTGCGACGGTCGGTTCTGCGACGGTCGGTTCTGCGACGGTCGGCTCCGCGACGGCCGGTTCTGCGACGGCCCCGGACCCGGCCTCGCCCGACGCCGGCCCGGGAACGACGACCGCGGTCGCCGCACCGGCCCAGGAGACGCCGGGCGGAACCGCCCGCACCGACGGCCGTGCCCCCGAGGCCCCCGGCGCACCCGAGGCCCCGCCGGCCGGCCCGCCGGAGGACGGGCGTCCGGCGGCCGGAATGTCGCGCAGGCTGTTCGTGGCCCGGATCGTCGGTGGGGCGGCCGTCGCCGCGGCCGCGGGCACCGTCGGCCACGGGACGTACGGCGTCCTGCGCGGACCGAGTGTGAAGCACGTCACCGTGCCGCTCGCGAAGCTTGCGCGGGCCACGCACGGCTACCGGATCGCGGTCGTGAGCGACATCCACCTCGGGCCGGTCCTGGGCCGCGCCCACACCCAGCGGATCGTGGACGCGATCAACGCCACCCAGCCCGATCTCGTCGCCGTCGTCGGGGACCTGGTCGACGGCACCGTCGCCGACCTCGGCAGCGCCGCCGAACCCCTCGCCGGGCTCCGCGCACGGGACGGCTCGTTCTTCGTCACCGGCAACCACGAGTACTTCTCCGGCGCCGACGCCTGGGTCGACCATGTGCGCGAACTCGGACTGACCCCGCTGCGCAACGACCGCGTCGAGATCGCCGGCTTCGACCTCGCCGGGATCGACGACGTGGCGGGCGAACGCGAGGGCCAGGGCCCGGACTTCGCACGGGCGCTCGGTGACCGCGACCGCAGCCGTGCCGCCGTGCTCCTCGCCCACCAGCCGGTCGTCATCCACGAGGCCGTGCGCCACGCAGTGGACCTCCAGCTCTCCGGCCACACCCACGGGGGCCAGCTCTGGCCCGCCAACTACCTCGCGGACCTGGCCAATCCGACCCTCGCGGGTCTGGAGCGGTACGGCGACACCCAGCTCTACGTCACGCGCGGGGCCGGGGCCTGGGGACCGCCGGTGAGGGTCGGAGCCCCGTCCGACATCACCGTGGTGGAGCTCGCCTCCCGCGAGACCTGA
- a CDS encoding GtrA family protein, whose product MLVGCCAYAVDLVLFLLLRGRFGWEPLTAKTLSFLAGSTVAYLGNALGTYGGRGRARRVSWRDCAAFFGVNAAGALVQLLCLAVSHHVLGFTSARADTVSGLGVGMLLATCLRFWGTRTLVFGSTEQVGGRRRPWTG is encoded by the coding sequence CTGCTCGTCGGGTGCTGCGCCTACGCCGTCGACCTCGTGCTCTTCCTGTTGCTCCGCGGCCGGTTCGGCTGGGAGCCGCTGACGGCCAAGACGCTGTCCTTCCTCGCCGGCTCCACCGTCGCCTACCTGGGCAACGCGCTCGGCACCTACGGCGGCCGCGGGCGGGCCCGGCGTGTCTCCTGGCGCGACTGCGCCGCCTTCTTCGGGGTCAACGCGGCCGGCGCCCTCGTCCAACTGCTCTGCCTCGCCGTCTCCCACCACGTCCTCGGCTTCACCTCGGCCCGCGCCGACACCGTGTCAGGTCTGGGCGTGGGCATGCTCCTCGCGACCTGTCTGCGCTTCTGGGGGACGCGGACGCTCGTCTTCGGATCAACGGAGCAGGTCGGGGGAAGGCGTAGGCCATGGACTGGCTGA
- a CDS encoding TetR family transcriptional regulator, whose protein sequence is MNDVTDEKQDRAGKPAKSEQTRTLILETALRLFQERGYDKTTMRAIAQEAGVSVGNAYYYFSSKEHLVQGFYDRIAEQHRAAVAEVLDGGEKDLAARVRGVLLGWLDIAEPYHEFASQFFKNAADPDSPLSPFSPESEGPREAAIDVHRQVLSGASVKVDPELADALPRLLWLQQMGLVLFWVYDRSEGCANSRRLVERLAPVTARAVSLSRFRILRPLVQETHELLRDFMPTAAGMAASGMPGRKADRKAPAADGGEDGGGRDPKESRGRGRRRERGTTA, encoded by the coding sequence GTGAACGACGTGACGGACGAGAAGCAGGACCGGGCCGGAAAGCCCGCGAAGAGCGAGCAGACCCGCACCCTCATCCTCGAGACCGCTCTCCGGCTCTTCCAGGAGCGCGGCTACGACAAGACGACGATGCGGGCCATCGCCCAGGAGGCCGGGGTCTCCGTGGGAAACGCCTACTACTACTTCTCCTCCAAGGAACACCTCGTCCAGGGCTTCTACGACCGGATCGCCGAGCAGCACCGGGCGGCCGTCGCGGAGGTCCTGGACGGCGGCGAGAAGGACCTCGCGGCACGTGTCCGGGGGGTCCTTCTCGGCTGGCTGGACATCGCCGAGCCCTACCACGAGTTCGCGTCCCAGTTCTTCAAGAACGCGGCCGACCCGGACAGCCCGCTCAGCCCCTTCTCCCCGGAGTCGGAGGGCCCGCGGGAGGCGGCCATCGACGTCCACCGGCAGGTGCTGTCCGGGGCCTCCGTGAAGGTCGACCCCGAACTGGCCGACGCCCTCCCGCGGTTGCTCTGGCTCCAGCAGATGGGGCTCGTCCTGTTCTGGGTGTACGACCGCTCCGAGGGCTGCGCCAACAGCCGCCGCCTCGTCGAGCGGCTCGCGCCGGTCACCGCCCGGGCGGTCTCGCTCTCCCGGTTCCGCATCCTGCGCCCCCTCGTGCAGGAGACCCACGAGCTGCTGCGGGACTTCATGCCGACGGCCGCGGGCATGGCCGCCTCGGGCATGCCCGGGCGGAAGGCGGACCGGAAGGCCCCCGCCGCGGACGGCGGCGAGGACGGCGGCGGCAGGGACCCGAAGGAGAGCCGGGGCAGGGGGCGCCGTCGGGAGCGCGGGACGACGGCGTGA
- a CDS encoding phosphatase PAP2 family protein has product MRDAEGTPRPERSGPRDPHDPQVRRPGRRQGQAGWTAAERRLLAVLRGCGDEPRVAAAARALSHGGEHAALWLAGGLVCAAADRERRDGWLRGTALIAAAHLTSMGVKRLVRRPRPLLPTGEPLVRTAGRHSFPSSHAASAAAAAVAFGVPRPAGRVLVPPLAAAMCVSRLVAGVHYPTDVAAGALLGGLLAHGGTAWLRAAGGCRPGGGRRV; this is encoded by the coding sequence ATGCGAGACGCCGAAGGCACACCCCGGCCGGAACGGAGCGGCCCGCGGGATCCGCACGATCCGCAGGTCCGTCGGCCCGGGCGCAGGCAGGGGCAGGCGGGCTGGACCGCCGCCGAGCGGCGGTTGCTGGCCGTGCTGCGCGGCTGCGGCGACGAACCCCGGGTCGCGGCGGCGGCCCGCGCGCTCTCGCACGGCGGTGAGCACGCCGCGCTCTGGCTGGCGGGCGGCCTGGTCTGCGCGGCGGCCGACCGCGAGCGGCGCGACGGCTGGCTGCGGGGCACCGCGCTGATCGCCGCCGCCCATCTGACCAGCATGGGCGTCAAGCGCCTGGTGCGGCGCCCCCGGCCCCTGCTGCCCACGGGCGAACCCCTCGTACGCACCGCGGGGCGGCACTCCTTCCCCAGTTCGCACGCCGCCTCGGCGGCGGCCGCCGCCGTGGCCTTCGGGGTGCCGCGTCCGGCCGGCCGGGTGCTGGTCCCGCCGCTCGCCGCCGCCATGTGTGTGTCCCGCCTGGTCGCCGGGGTCCACTACCCCACCGACGTGGCCGCGGGGGCGCTGCTCGGAGGGCTGCTGGCACACGGCGGAACCGCCTGGCTACGGGCCGCGGGAGGGTGCCGGCCCGGCGGGGGTCGCCGTGTCTGA
- a CDS encoding SCO4848 family membrane protein, producing MKLSRPVSWFLLAFGVWSWVIWVTFVKNLWQDASGLAFDDAGDPTAYFWVHLLLAVTSLLLGTAVGVVGLRGVRALRRDRE from the coding sequence ATGAAGCTCAGTCGCCCCGTCTCCTGGTTCCTGCTCGCGTTCGGGGTGTGGAGCTGGGTCATCTGGGTCACTTTCGTCAAGAACCTGTGGCAGGACGCGAGCGGCCTCGCCTTCGACGACGCCGGTGACCCGACTGCGTACTTCTGGGTCCATCTGCTGCTCGCCGTCACGTCCTTGCTCCTGGGGACGGCCGTCGGTGTCGTCGGGTTGCGTGGCGTACGCGCATTGCGCCGCGACCGTGAATAG
- a CDS encoding alpha/beta fold hydrolase — protein sequence MTIAHDVAGDGPAVVLLHSSVCDRRMWDEQRDALARAGYRVVCPDFRGFGDTPAEALRPYRDADDVLALLDALGISRAAFVGASFGGGVAVEIAASRPDRVTALALLCAVLPGHEPGPGLLAFDEEEDELLGAGDLDAAVELNVATWLGPEAGEAVRGRVRAMQRHAFEVQLAADAEAEQAGAEPVDDDEPPVDPAAITAPAVVVSGRHDLDDFRAVSARLAELIPGARAVELPWAGHLPALERPAEVADLLRDFLRGGVLHRDGAATPVPPTV from the coding sequence ATGACCATTGCTCACGATGTGGCGGGGGACGGCCCCGCGGTGGTACTCCTGCATTCCTCGGTCTGCGACCGCCGGATGTGGGACGAGCAGCGGGACGCGCTGGCACGGGCCGGGTACCGGGTCGTGTGCCCCGACTTCCGGGGCTTCGGCGACACCCCGGCCGAGGCACTGCGCCCCTACCGCGACGCGGACGACGTCCTCGCTCTTCTGGACGCGCTCGGGATCTCGCGCGCGGCCTTCGTCGGGGCCTCGTTCGGGGGCGGAGTCGCCGTCGAGATCGCCGCGAGCCGACCGGACCGGGTGACGGCGCTCGCCCTGCTCTGCGCCGTGCTGCCCGGCCATGAGCCGGGGCCCGGCCTGCTGGCCTTCGACGAGGAGGAGGACGAACTACTGGGCGCGGGCGACCTCGACGCGGCCGTGGAGCTGAACGTGGCCACCTGGCTGGGCCCGGAGGCCGGCGAGGCCGTACGGGGCCGCGTACGGGCCATGCAGCGGCACGCCTTCGAGGTCCAGCTCGCGGCGGACGCCGAGGCGGAACAGGCCGGTGCGGAGCCCGTGGACGACGACGAGCCCCCCGTCGATCCGGCCGCGATCACCGCCCCCGCCGTCGTGGTCTCCGGCCGTCACGACCTCGACGACTTCCGGGCCGTGTCCGCCCGCCTCGCCGAGCTGATCCCGGGAGCGCGCGCAGTGGAGCTCCCCTGGGCCGGGCATCTCCCCGCACTGGAGCGTCCGGCCGAGGTGGCGGATCTGCTCCGGGACTTCCTGCGTGGCGGCGTCCTCCACCGGGACGGCGCCGCCACGCCGGTGCCACCCACCGTCTGA